Proteins from one Cryptomeria japonica chromosome 4, Sugi_1.0, whole genome shotgun sequence genomic window:
- the LOC131074030 gene encoding protein trichome birefringence-like 2 has protein sequence MIPMELKKLGNGNGAVGPAFEWKKMAAVARNRRATLFASGFAITLFVCTLFLALSGPNKLVTNPMDQGQSWFPSMLRNSSGSRSFLNFFFSNSDSSVKGDNSTQDPQNSHQSVVDNSKDGLKNNGTDSPQGLPLYGGVPSNSTDADLVQEHEPMVPEDGLNIRDAETNSTHEIPFNGSVPIADTLSIPPKNNESMVDRSKGMPEHKDTNSTKEPTLNGSVPIDSRHPDAVNVTSSSASTQRKPFDMVSSNSTVTPDLSSNITESKGAKVPDGLNITDTRDLKPSNVPSGTAEKKCNIFSGRWVPDDTKPLYPAGSCPHIDESFNCFRNRRPDHEFEKWRWQPNDCDIPRFNATDMLERLRGKRLSFVGDSLNRNMWESMVCSLRHAVANKSRVYEISGRKQFRAEGFYAFRYEDYNCSVEFIRAPFLVREWEVDEGNGTKKETLRLDLMDTSTSKYRKSDIIVFNTGHWWTHEKTSKGKDYYQEGDHVYPDLKVLEAYRKALKTWAKWVDKKINPNRTQVFFRGYSATHFSGGQWNSGGQCHKESEPIYNDTYLTKYNPKMEVLESVIQEMKVPVMYLNITRMTDYRKDAHPSIYRKQFPSQEERIQEVRYQDCSHWCLPGVPDTWNELLYASLLMAGRGVWAT, from the exons ATGATTCCTATGGAGTTGAAGAAGCTTGGAAATGGGAACGGTGCTGTTGGGCCTGCATTTGAGTGGAAAAAAATGGCTGCTGTTGCCAGGAACAGAAGAGCAACTCTGTTTGCAAGCGGTTTTGCAATCACTCTTTTTGTTTGTACACTTTTTTTGGCCTTGAGCGGTCCGAATAAGCTGGTCACAAATCCAATGGATCAAGGACAGTCTTGGTTTCCTTCCATGCTTCGCAATTCTTCTGGCTCTAGGTCATTTCTTAATTTCTTTTTTTCCAATTCAGATTCTTCTGTCAAAGGCGACAATTCTACTCAAGATCCACAAAATAGTCATCAATCTGTGGTGGATAACAGTAAGGATGGCTTGAAAAACAATGGCACAGACAGTCCCCAAGGATTGCCGCTCTATGGCGGTGTGCCCTCAAATTCTACAGACGCGGATTTGGTACAGGAACATGAACCCATGGTACCTGAAGATGGCTTGAATATCAGGGACGCGGAAACAAATAGTACACACGAAATACCATTCAATGGTTCTGTGCCAATTGCAGATACGCTAAGCATTCCACCAAAAAATAATGAATCTATGGTGGACAGATCGAAGGGAATGCCTGAGCACAAGGATACAAACAGTACAAAAGAACCCACATTGAATGGTTCTGTGCCAATTGATTCCAGACATCCAGATGCGGTCAATGTGACATCTTCCTCTGCTTCTACACAAAGAAAACCATTTGATATGGTTTCTAGTAATAGTACGGTAACACCTGATTTGAGTTCCAACATTACAGAATCTAAGGGTGCCAAGGTCCCTGATGGATTAAACATTACAGATACTAGGGATTTGAAGCCCTCTAATGTGCCATCAGGAACAGCAGAGAAGAAATGTAATATATTTTCTGGAAGGTGGGTTCCTGATGATACAAAGCCTCTGTATCCTGCAGGTTCTTGTCCACACATAGATGAATCCTTCAATTGTTTCCGCAACAGGCGACCTGATCATGAGTTTGAGAAATGGAGATGGCAGCCAAATGACTGTGACATACCAAG ATTCAATGCAACGGATATGCTGGAGAGATTGCGAGGTAAAAGGCTTTCTTTCGTGGGGGATTCTTTAAACAGGAACATGTGGGAATCCATGGTTTGTAGCCTGCGGCATGCTGTGGCAAACAAGAGCAGAGTCTATGAAATATCTGGAAGAAAACAATTTCGGGCTGAGGGCTTCTATGCATTTCGGTACGAG GATTACAACTGTTCTGTAGAATTTATAAGAGCTCCCTTTCTGGTTCGAGAATGGGAGGTGGATGAGGGAAATGGGACAAAGAAGGAGACGCTTAGGCTGGATTTGATGGATACCTCTACCTCAAAGTATAGGAAATCAGATATTATTGTATTCAATACAGGCCACTGGTGGACTCATGAAAAAACTTCCAAAGG GAAGGACTACTACCAAGAAGGAGACCATGTCTATCCAGACCTTAAAGTACTGGAAGCGTACAGAAAAGCTCTCAAGACATGGGCCAAATGGGTAGACAAAAAGATCAATCCCAATCGGACACAAGTTTTCTTTCGAGGTTACTCAGCCACTCATTTCAG TGGAGGGCAATGGAATTCAGGAGGGCAGTGCCATAAAGAATCTGAACCAATATACAATGACACTTATCTTACAAAGTACAATCCAAAGATGGAAGTACTAGAATCTGTGATACAGGAAATGAAAGTCCCTGTTATGTACCTGAACATCACAAGAATGACAGACTATAGGAAAGATGCCCATCCTTCTATATATAGGAAACAATTCCCCTCCCAAGAGGAGAGAATTCAAGAAGTAAGGTATCAAGATTGCAGTCACTGGTGTTTGCCTGGGGTCCCTGATACATGGAATGAGCTCTTGTATGCTTCATTGTTGATGGCAGGCAGAGGAGTATGGGCAACATGA